From a region of the Bremerella alba genome:
- a CDS encoding class I SAM-dependent methyltransferase: MATFLDWQIASCPKCHQGLELRGDTVACTNADCAAEFPTTEGVPILVREDNSIFDTQSFLKKEDTFFRSIPKWREWISHRIPDVSLNINADKNAQQLLNLLKSRPGRTRVLVVGGGVVGAGMGNALKDLDIEWVETDVSWGPQTKVICDAHDLPFRDGVFDAVIVQAVLEHVVDPTRCVNEIHRVLKDDGVVYADTPFIQQVHGRQYDFTRFTRLGHRRLFRHFEEIDSGISCGPGVALAWSLRYFLLSFFSSQRMRGAVSFASRISFFWLKYFDYYLAKKKQAMDAASAFFFLGRKSPTILSDRELLSDYQGGF; encoded by the coding sequence ATGGCAACGTTTCTCGATTGGCAGATTGCCTCATGCCCTAAGTGTCATCAAGGGCTAGAGTTACGTGGTGATACCGTTGCCTGTACGAATGCTGACTGTGCTGCGGAATTCCCGACCACTGAAGGCGTGCCGATCCTGGTTCGTGAAGACAACAGCATCTTCGACACGCAATCCTTCCTGAAAAAGGAAGACACCTTCTTTCGTTCGATCCCTAAATGGCGCGAATGGATTAGTCACCGGATACCGGACGTCTCCCTGAATATCAATGCGGATAAGAATGCCCAGCAGCTTCTGAATCTACTGAAAAGCCGACCGGGGCGTACGCGTGTTCTGGTTGTTGGCGGTGGTGTTGTCGGAGCTGGCATGGGTAACGCGTTGAAGGATCTCGACATCGAATGGGTCGAAACGGACGTTTCCTGGGGACCCCAAACAAAAGTCATTTGTGATGCCCACGATTTGCCGTTTCGTGATGGCGTCTTCGATGCGGTCATCGTTCAGGCTGTCTTGGAGCATGTCGTCGATCCGACGCGTTGCGTAAATGAGATTCATCGCGTTTTAAAGGATGACGGCGTCGTTTACGCGGATACTCCTTTTATCCAGCAGGTACACGGCCGCCAGTACGACTTCACTCGCTTTACACGTCTAGGGCATCGGCGGTTATTTCGACACTTCGAGGAAATCGACAGCGGGATCAGTTGCGGCCCCGGCGTTGCACTCGCCTGGTCGCTGCGATACTTTCTGCTCAGTTTCTTCTCTTCGCAAAGAATGCGGGGAGCGGTCAGCTTTGCCTCGCGAATTTCCTTCTTCTGGTTGAAGTACTTCGACTACTACCTCGCCAAAAAGAAACAGGCAATGGACGCCGCCTCGGCCTTTTTCTTCTTAGGTCGAAAAAGCCCAACTATTTTGTCGGATCGAGAGCTGCTTTCCGACTACCAAGGCGGGTTTTAG
- a CDS encoding Maf family protein yields MMAKFAVSLILASQSPRRQLLLREAGYDVMVIPPSPDAETPPRLDEAPRESVLRIAREKAEDVACRLDEGIVLAGDTLAELNGQPLGKPTNRDHAREILRALRGKDHFVWSAICLWCRPKDQILVDVDRTTVKMALLSDDEIEDYLDSGLWEGKAGAFGIQDRTGWVKIDEGSLTNVVGLPMELLSRMLSQMNE; encoded by the coding sequence ATGATGGCGAAATTCGCTGTATCTCTTATTTTGGCCAGTCAGTCACCTCGACGGCAACTCCTGTTAAGGGAGGCGGGTTACGATGTTATGGTAATCCCTCCGAGCCCGGATGCGGAAACCCCTCCTCGTCTAGACGAAGCGCCACGCGAATCAGTTCTACGGATCGCACGAGAAAAAGCCGAAGATGTTGCGTGTCGCTTGGACGAAGGAATTGTTCTCGCCGGAGATACCTTGGCGGAACTCAACGGCCAGCCGCTGGGTAAACCCACAAATCGTGATCATGCTCGCGAAATTTTAAGAGCGCTGCGTGGGAAGGATCACTTCGTATGGTCGGCCATTTGTCTATGGTGCCGGCCGAAGGACCAAATATTGGTCGATGTCGATCGCACGACTGTAAAGATGGCCCTGCTTTCTGATGACGAGATTGAAGATTACCTCGATTCTGGCCTTTGGGAGGGCAAAGCCGGAGCGTTTGGTATCCAGGACCGAACTGGCTGGGTGAAAATCGATGAGGGAAGCCTTACCAATGTGGTTGGACTTCCAATGGAATTGCTTTCCCGAATGCTGAGTCAGATGAACGAGTAA